GAAATGAGGTGTGTGCTTGGTGTCCTGCTTTTGAGTGGCCTTGTGAGGCGTCCCAGAAGGGGAATGTATTGGGAAATGTCTGATGCCGATCAGAACCTGGTTAGAGATGCAATCAGAAGGGACAGATTTGAATTGATTTTCTCATACCTGCATTTTGCAGATAATAGCCACCTAGATCAAAATGATAAGTTTACAAAATTGAGGCCTCTcataaagcaaatgaataaaaattttctcCTGTATGCTCCCCTCGAAGAATACTATTGTTTTGATAAGACAATGTGTGAGTGCTTTGATAGTGACCAATTCCTGAATGGGAAACCTATTAGAATTGGCTATAAAGTCTGGTGTGGTACAACCACGCAGGGTTATCTGGTTTGGTTTGAGCCCTATCAAGAAGAGTCAACTATGATGGCAGGTAAAGATCTTGATCTTGGTTTAGGTGGAAATCTAGTGATGAATTTTGCTGATGTTCTTTTAGAGAGAGGTCAATATCCCTACCACCTGTGTTTTGATAGCTTCTTTACAAGTGTCAAATTGATGTCAGCCTTGAAGAAGAAAGGGGTGAGGGCAACAGGAACAATTCGTGAGAACAGGACTGAAAAATGTCCCCTGATGAGTGCAGAACATacgaaaaaaatgaagaaggggTATTTCGATTTCCGAGTAGAAGAAAATGATGAGATAATTTTGTGTCGTTGGCATGGTGATGGTATTATCAGTCTGTGCTCCAACACTGTTGGCATAGAGCCAGTCAATGAGATACGTTGTTTTGCCGATGACAAGGAGATCCCTCAGATAAGTCAACCTTCCATAGTGAAACTGTATGATGAATGCAGGGAAGGCGTAGCTAAAATGGAACAGATTATTTCCAAATATAGGGTGAGAATAAGAGGCAAGAAATGGTACTCAGTTTTGGTGAGCTACATGATTGATGTAGCCATGAGCAATGCATGGCACCTGCACAGAGCCTGTAATCCAGGTGCCTCTCTAGAACTCGGGGATTTTCGGAGAGATGTTGCCCATTTCTACTTGGCGCATAATGCAAATATGTCAGATTAAGGCAGGTAAAACAGGTACAATGCAGACATTAGTAAGACACAGAAAAATCACAACTACACATCAGATTGTACCCAAAGCAAACCTGATGTATGTATACAatgaaattattaattaaatgactaatatttcttttaaaaaatctatgtaGAGTTTCAAAAACTGTTATAACAATGTTAAAAATGATCTGTAAAAATGTTGAAATCTATTGGTATCTTTTTCTATGTCTAATTTTGATATCAAACGTGGGAAATCCTTTATTAGTTGATTAATTTGTGCatttaaagaatgaaatcctgccttcttttctttttttcctggtagTTTTCTCTGGGgaatgccaatttttttttctttttttggctgcgttgggtcttcgttgctgcgcaggggctttctctagttgcggcgagtgggagctactcttcattatggtgcgtgggcttctcattgtggtggcttctcgttgtcgagcacaggctgtaggcacacgggcttcattagttgtggcacatgggctcagtagttgtggcttgcgggctctagagcacaggctcagtagttgtggcgcatgggcttagttgctccgcagcatgtaggatcttcccggaccagggcttgaaactgtgtcccctgcattggcaggtggattcttaaccactgcaccaccagggaagccctgggaatgCTTTTATAAAATGCAGGCagaatttaatgcaatccctatcaaattacccattaacatttttcacagaactagaataaataaacctaaaatttatatggaatcataaaagacccagaattgccaaagcaatgctgaggaataaaaacaaagctggaggcataaccctcccagacttcagacaatattacaaagctacagtaatcaaaacagtgtcaTACTGGCgcagaaacagacacatggatcaatggaacagaacagagagcccagaaataaacctacacctACAGTCAGttgatcttcaacaaaggaggcaagaatatacaatggagaaaagacagtctctccagcaagtggtgttgggaaagttggacaacCGCATGTAAATCCGTGAAggtagaacacaccctcacaccatacacaaaaataaactcaaaatggcttaaagacttaaatataaggcatgacaccataaaacttctagaagaggacctaggcagaacattctctgacataaatcgtagccatgttttcttaggtcagttttccaaggcaatagaaataaaagcaaaaataaacaaatgggacctaatcaaacttacaagcttttgcacagcaaagggaacaataaggtgaaaagacaacttatggacagggagaaaatatttccaaatgatgtgactgacaagggcttaatttccaaaatagacaaacagctcatacaactcaataacaacaacaaaaaacccaatcaaaaaatgagaagacctaaatagacatttctccaaagaagacatacagatggtcaaaaagcacatgaaaagatgttcaacattgctaattattagagaaatgcaaatcaaaactacaatgaggtatcacctcacaccagtcagaatggccatcattaaaaagtctacagggcttccctggtggcgcagtggttgagaatctgcctgccaatgcaggggacacgggttcaagccctggtctgagaagatcccacatgccgcgaagcaactaggcccgtgagccacaattactgagactgcgtgtctggagcctgtgctccacaacaagagaggccgcgatagtgagaggcccgcgcaccgcaatgaagagtgggccccgcttgccgcaactggagaaagcccttgcacagaaacaaagacccaacacggccataaataaataaacaaataaataaaatttaaaaaaaaaaaaaagccgtataactgtatttttttttaaaaaaaaagtctacaaataataaatgttggagaggatgtggggaaaagggagccctcctgcactgttggtgggaatgtaaattggtgcagccactgtggagaacagtatggagattccttaaaaaaactaaaaatagagttaccatatgatctagcaatcccactcttgggcatatatctggagaaaaaactaatttgaaaagatacatgcacccagtattcatagcagcactatttataatagccaagacacagaagcaacctaaatgtctattgacagatgaatgggtgaagaagatgtggtacatatatacaatgaaatactactcagccataaaaaagaatgaaataatgtcatttgcagcaacatggatggacctagagattatcatactaagtgaagtaagtcacacagaaaaagacaaatatgatatcacttataagtggaatctaaaataggatacaaatgaacttatttacagaacagaaacaaacacatagacatagaaaacttatggttaccaaaggggagagggtgagggaggggtaaattaggagtttgggattagcagatacacactactatatataaagtaggtaaacaaggtcctactgtatagcacagggaagtatattcaatatcttgtaataagctatatggaaaataaaaataaccatagAATGGCACTGAATCCATAGTTGAAAATCAAAACAGAGCCCATGATGTCAGGATGATCTAAACAAAATGTAGGTGTCAGAGGCTGAAGACCTGAGCATTGGTGTAACTGCATCCGATTGTGTGTAGGCAGGAATGCTGAAGGAGAGTTCTGTAAAGGGAAAACCGGGGCTGAAGCAGTCTCTTTGAATATTGAAATGAAAGGTGTGTCCTATTGTGACTGTGGACGTTGGCAGTAGAAGCCAAAAGAGTcgagaaaactgaggcaataTGGAGCAAATCAGGGTAACAATAGAATCATTatgagaagaaagggaaggataGCAGTAAAGTTGACGTAAAGCCCATGTTGAAAACTACTAAGGAGATTAAATGAGTCCAGGATTCAAGTCATAAGGATAGATAACCAAAGGAGAAATACTTGAAAAAAGTGGATGATGTGAACTCTTTCGTGTTGTAGTCTAGTATTGATGAATTAGTCTAGAGGGTAAAGAGAAGATGGACCCCACCTCATTTCTGTGGGTCTTACCTTGCATTCCTTTCACACCTGAACATTTACTGTCCCAATTCTGGCTGAATGGCAGGTAATCAGGCTTGAATTCTTTCAAAAGGCGTGAAATTGTGCACGTGCTGAGGTGCAAGTGTAAGCCATGCATAACAGTAACAGATTCACTTACTTCACACACAGATGCTCAAATACgttcattatttcctttaatttatcTGTTATTCCTTGTGAAATACCAATACATCACTaaggtgggttagtttctgctttcaaGCAATGGAATGTCTGGTATCTATAAATACCCACTTACAAGAGTATTAATAGAATGCAGGtttaaattaaatgataaatgaaTAGTACAGATACTGATTGCTAATGTGGGCAGGAATTATTTACAGAATAAACTcttatttcactttcttttctatCTTGATCTTTAGAGCCCTCTGGCCATCCCCTACTTGGCAGTTATCAAAGGCTGCACTTAATATCTCCCCCTTCTAAATGTGTTCTTCTCTTCTCTAGGGTtccataattaaataaatgacttCAATACCTGCCCCCCAGGTAACGTAGATGTCATCTGTGATCCCTTCCTTCTACCACCCATCTCTAATCTCTCTTG
Above is a genomic segment from Eubalaena glacialis isolate mEubGla1 chromosome 7, mEubGla1.1.hap2.+ XY, whole genome shotgun sequence containing:
- the PGBD1 gene encoding piggyBac transposable element-derived protein 1 isoform X2, with the protein product MHLPVTEYQGTSLECQRPQLLPGVTTLKCEPPEPHQEVAQEVSGPAPQGPAPPQEENPRDQAAVPGSNSARSQTSVKTEEAAAQALVPEEWPHLSLAQRNLYGNLAQEKVTNISLMAEEVVTKDGLFNTKQETSEEMERGAEVSGIPNRDCVPQAPCSTPVPAERTVAHWNTLKDRHPADMWTRMHISSLEYAAGDITRKGRKKDKARVSELLQGLTFSGDSDVEEDDEPETQPAPKRPKVSSVPEKNWTKRDIKPNFPSWSALDSGLLNLKSEKLNPVELFELFFDDETFNLIVSETNNYASQKNVNLEVTVQEMRCVLGVLLLSGLVRRPRRGMYWEMSDADQNLVRDAIRRDRFELIFSYLHFADNSHLDQNDKFTKLRPLIKQMNKNFLLYAPLEEYYCFDKTMCECFDSDQFLNGKPIRIGYKVWCGTTTQGYLVWFEPYQEESTMMAGKDLDLGLGGNLVMNFADVLLERGQYPYHLCFDSFFTSVKLMSALKKKGVRATGTIRENRTEKCPLMSAEHTKKMKKGYFDFRVEENDEIILCRWHGDGIISLCSNTVGIEPVNEIRCFADDKEIPQISQPSIVKLYDECREGVAKMEQIISKYRVRIRGKKWYSVLVSYMIDVAMSNAWHLHRACNPGASLELGDFRRDVAHFYLAHNANMSD